Proteins encoded together in one Desulfovibrio sp. Huiquan2017 window:
- a CDS encoding radical SAM protein, whose amino-acid sequence MKILLLAPPATRLMNPATFVADLLPPKTWVPLGIASLASALRADGFTADYLDLHGYDWPFVEALLTGSDPDLVGISCFTFGRGNAMRLAALSKRLLPDVPVVMGGPHATFFPDQVLADGNVDLVAMGEGEVTMVELARRLAPGTGLRPVPECVRNRELDDIRGIAFLRDGSVHLTPARESATDLDVFPFPAYDAFELAEYKSPEIPPQYQSLPGTHVMTSRGCPFKCEFCSVNRFFKGKWAFRSPGNVADELEKLVADLGVRHVYFSDDLFSLNAQRTIGICKEILDRKLDLVWMAETRVDCVNEEMLGWMRKAGCYRVYYGVESGSPRILRSINKGFTTAQVRRAFRMTHQAGMEPCCFLMVGNPGETPDTIDETIELIREIRPGTSPIIGITTILPGTRQYALSKRQGLISDDYWRSDAAPPLYTGEYDVDDLIQLQIRLARGVCPEVYEEMRALGLDDNYFRLRRMMGSRHDRTA is encoded by the coding sequence ATGAAAATTCTGCTTTTGGCTCCCCCGGCCACGCGGCTCATGAATCCGGCCACTTTCGTGGCGGACCTGCTGCCGCCCAAGACCTGGGTGCCCCTGGGGATCGCCTCCCTGGCCTCAGCCCTGCGGGCCGACGGGTTCACGGCGGACTACCTGGATTTGCACGGCTACGACTGGCCTTTCGTCGAGGCCCTGCTGACCGGGAGCGATCCCGATCTGGTGGGCATCAGCTGCTTCACCTTCGGCCGGGGAAATGCCATGCGCCTGGCTGCGCTGTCCAAGCGTTTGCTGCCCGACGTCCCGGTGGTCATGGGCGGCCCCCACGCCACTTTTTTCCCGGACCAGGTCCTGGCCGACGGCAACGTGGACCTGGTGGCGATGGGCGAAGGGGAAGTCACCATGGTGGAACTGGCCCGGCGTTTGGCCCCGGGGACGGGGCTGCGTCCGGTCCCGGAATGCGTCCGGAACCGCGAGTTGGACGATATTCGGGGCATCGCCTTTCTCCGGGACGGAAGCGTGCATCTGACACCGGCCCGGGAGAGCGCCACCGACCTGGATGTCTTTCCCTTTCCGGCCTATGACGCCTTTGAGCTGGCGGAATACAAGTCCCCGGAGATCCCCCCGCAGTACCAGTCCCTTCCGGGGACCCACGTCATGACTTCCCGGGGGTGTCCCTTTAAATGCGAGTTTTGCTCGGTGAACCGGTTCTTCAAGGGCAAGTGGGCCTTCCGTTCGCCGGGCAACGTGGCAGATGAATTGGAGAAGTTGGTCGCCGACCTCGGGGTGCGGCACGTATATTTCTCCGACGACCTGTTTTCGCTGAACGCCCAGCGGACCATCGGCATCTGCAAGGAAATACTGGATCGGAAACTGGATCTCGTCTGGATGGCCGAGACCCGGGTGGACTGCGTCAACGAGGAGATGCTGGGCTGGATGCGCAAGGCCGGGTGCTACCGGGTCTACTACGGCGTGGAGTCCGGCAGCCCGCGCATCCTGCGGTCCATCAACAAGGGCTTCACCACGGCCCAGGTGCGCCGGGCCTTCCGCATGACGCATCAGGCGGGCATGGAGCCCTGCTGTTTTCTCATGGTCGGCAATCCCGGCGAGACCCCGGACACCATTGACGAGACCATCGAGCTCATCCGGGAGATCCGGCCGGGCACGTCCCCCATTATAGGCATCACCACCATCCTGCCGGGCACCCGGCAATACGCGCTGTCCAAGCGGCAGGGGCTCATCTCCGACGACTATTGGCGGTCGGACGCGGCGCCTCCCCTGTATACCGGCGAGTATGACGTGGACGACCTGATCCAGTTGCAGATCCGCCTGGCCAGAGGGGTTTGTCCCGAGGTCTATGAGGAGATGCGCGCCCTGGGCCTGGACGACAATTACTTCCGCCTGCGCCGTATGATGGGGAGTCGGCATGACCGCACGGCGTGA
- a CDS encoding aldehyde ferredoxin oxidoreductase N-terminal domain-containing protein, which produces MYGWAGKILRVDLTNGSISTVDTKKYTDYMGGLGFGYKIIFDEAPKAGPFDPENRLIFAIGPLTGTMAPSTSRPEIISISPHSYATQAKHPMASRSNFGGYWGAELKFAGFDAVIVQGKSPKPVYININNDKVTIEDASAVWGKDGLAAQEVIKAEQKDNDVQIATIGPAGERMVRIAPIIHRLGNVARQGGFGAVMGSKNLKAIAVRGTHGVEVADKKGLIEYVKTVREFQPAPLGATPLSSGPLSWTGKHIDPKNINQQAQRFNQTESNAPWLNKYHLKTQSCYACPQGCYTYMKVPKLGTGAVSCTQWFYAWMGNKDEATFQASQLVNKLGLDSFEMFPMIQFIWFLQDEKVNGKSLLRHMYDKKLVSKKNLDVLEAAHYPREGGDLGSAGLEGMLKLMAYREDFLGDALGEGFRRAMDILSDEFKRLKMPEVADGVMKFVKMEGIMGGVVGGNGGWGMSAHYDPRTFGYYWAVNFAMENCDPMRHSMTNLIEWTGLSFEQAMPVAKKHWGAEIAENGLSDIHRSRDIPLTWHGAKSAKANAALSQFIHYRGCIKDSMTGCDWVYPVMTSGREDRGYAGDISVEYKLLGLVTGEKMTQEKLNEQAARTWTLHRLLTVLEWNDGQPVNMREEHDQIPDHFFAPVDTRLLPAYPPADPPHPPLIRENFEATKTEYYKLMGWDVETGLPTRSLLKKLGMEDVLAAFEAQAFRLPS; this is translated from the coding sequence ATGTATGGATGGGCTGGGAAAATATTGAGGGTGGACCTGACCAATGGTTCCATCTCCACGGTAGACACCAAGAAGTACACCGACTACATGGGCGGCCTCGGTTTCGGGTACAAGATCATTTTCGACGAAGCGCCCAAAGCGGGTCCTTTTGACCCGGAGAACCGTTTGATCTTCGCCATCGGCCCTCTGACCGGCACCATGGCGCCCTCTACTTCGCGGCCGGAAATCATCAGTATTTCGCCGCACTCCTACGCGACGCAGGCCAAGCATCCCATGGCTTCGCGGAGCAATTTCGGCGGCTACTGGGGGGCGGAATTGAAGTTCGCGGGCTTTGATGCGGTCATCGTCCAGGGCAAGTCCCCCAAGCCGGTGTACATCAACATCAACAACGACAAGGTGACCATCGAGGACGCCTCGGCCGTATGGGGCAAGGACGGCCTGGCCGCTCAGGAAGTCATCAAGGCGGAGCAGAAGGACAACGATGTCCAGATAGCGACCATCGGTCCCGCCGGCGAACGGATGGTCCGCATCGCGCCCATTATTCACCGCCTCGGCAATGTGGCCAGGCAGGGCGGCTTCGGTGCCGTCATGGGCTCCAAGAACCTCAAGGCCATTGCCGTGCGCGGTACCCACGGCGTCGAGGTGGCGGATAAGAAAGGGTTGATCGAGTACGTCAAGACCGTGCGCGAGTTCCAGCCCGCTCCGCTGGGCGCGACCCCGCTGTCCAGCGGCCCGCTGAGCTGGACCGGGAAGCACATTGACCCCAAGAACATCAACCAGCAGGCACAGCGCTTCAACCAGACCGAGAGCAATGCGCCCTGGCTGAACAAATACCACCTCAAGACGCAGTCCTGCTACGCCTGTCCCCAGGGGTGCTACACGTATATGAAGGTGCCCAAGCTGGGCACGGGCGCAGTCAGCTGCACCCAGTGGTTTTACGCATGGATGGGCAACAAGGACGAGGCCACTTTCCAGGCCAGTCAGTTGGTCAACAAGCTGGGCCTGGATTCCTTCGAGATGTTCCCCATGATCCAGTTCATCTGGTTCCTGCAGGACGAAAAGGTGAACGGCAAGAGCCTGCTCCGGCACATGTACGACAAGAAGCTGGTCAGCAAGAAGAACCTCGATGTCCTGGAGGCCGCGCACTATCCCCGCGAAGGGGGCGATCTGGGTTCCGCCGGCCTGGAAGGCATGCTGAAGTTGATGGCCTATCGTGAAGACTTCCTGGGTGACGCCCTGGGCGAGGGTTTCCGGCGGGCCATGGACATCCTTTCGGACGAGTTCAAGAGGCTCAAGATGCCCGAGGTGGCCGATGGGGTCATGAAGTTCGTCAAGATGGAAGGCATCATGGGCGGCGTGGTTGGCGGCAACGGCGGCTGGGGCATGTCCGCCCACTACGATCCCAGGACATTCGGCTACTACTGGGCCGTGAACTTCGCCATGGAGAACTGCGACCCCATGCGCCATTCCATGACCAACCTGATCGAATGGACGGGGCTTTCCTTTGAGCAGGCCATGCCCGTGGCCAAGAAGCATTGGGGTGCGGAGATCGCGGAGAACGGATTGAGCGACATCCACCGCAGCCGCGACATCCCTTTGACCTGGCATGGCGCGAAGTCGGCCAAGGCCAACGCCGCCCTGAGCCAGTTCATTCATTACCGGGGCTGTATCAAGGACAGCATGACGGGCTGCGACTGGGTCTATCCCGTCATGACCAGCGGCCGCGAAGACCGGGGCTATGCCGGAGACATCTCGGTGGAGTACAAGCTCCTCGGGCTGGTTACCGGGGAAAAGATGACTCAGGAGAAACTGAACGAGCAGGCCGCCAGAACCTGGACCCTGCACCGGCTCCTGACGGTTCTGGAATGGAACGACGGCCAGCCGGTGAACATGCGCGAGGAACATGACCAGATCCCGGATCACTTCTTCGCTCCGGTGGACACCCGGCTTTTGCCCGCCTATCCCCCGGCCGATCCGCCGCACCCGCCCCTGATTCGCGAGAACTTCGAGGCGACCAAGACGGAATACTACAAGCTCATGGGCTGGGACGTGGAAACCGGGCTGCCGACCCGCAGCCTGCTCAAAAAGCTGGGCATGGAGGACGTGCTGGCCGCCTTCGAAGCCCAGGCCTTCAGACTGCCGAGTTGA